From Thermococcus sp.:
CGGGCCACGATGGATGTATGGGAACAATCCACGCCAACAGTGCTCGTGAGACAATAGTCCGATTAGAAAGTCCTCCTATGAACGTACCTAGAATTATGATACCAGCCTTAGATATAATTATCATGCAGGTTCGTTTCCACAGTAGAAAGAAAGGCACTATAAGACGAGTCACCGAAATAGCAGAGGTATCTGGGATAGAAGGAGAAAGCATACAGCTAAACAAGCTCTATAAGTATGATCCTGCCAAGGACGAGCTCGTTCCAACAGGTGTCCCTAGTAGAACTCTTAACACTCTGGCTCATCATACTGGAATGAGCATGAGAGAAATAGAACTCGAAATTGAAAAGAGGAAATTGATACTCGAATGGATGATTGAAAATGGGATCAGAAGCATAGACAAAGTTGGCTATTACATCAGACAGTTCTATATCGATGAGGAGGGTCTTATGAAAAGAATAGCTGCTGAAAGCAGTATTGAGACCAGTAAACAAATTCAACAACTAATGTGAGGTGTTGCTATGGGTCTTATTGAATTCCTTGAAAAACTCGGTGGCAAAACAATTGAGGTCACAGAAAAGCCCATCAGGCGTGTTCCTAGAGGTAAGTCTATCCAAGAAAGACTTCGAGCCCTTAAGGAACTTCAAAAGGAGGTTGAAGAAGAGAGAATTCAGAGCGAAAGAGAAAAGCTCGTTGAGGAAGTATTAGAGTGGAGAAAAGAGGAGATAAGTAAGCCATTTTCAGATAGACTTGCTGAGGCTATATTGAAATATTTTAGAGGGCCCGTTGAGGCATTAACTAATTCAATTAAAGGTCTTGATCAGGATCTTTACCGGGCGAGTATATTCATGCCCAAGGAAAAATACGTTGCCTACATGCTTGGTGTTGCCATGATATCTGGCTTTTTTGGTTTTGTTTTTGCATACCTGCTTTACATTCCCATAGACACTTCATTGCTCATTGGACTTCTTGCGTTTATTGGAGGATTTTTCTATATGCGTCAGTATCCTAAGATGGTGTGGAAGAGAAGGGTTACCGAAGTAGAGAGAACTCTTCCATATGCACTTCGTCACATGGCATCACTTCTTAGCGCGGGCGTTGGTATAGCAGAAGCCATACTTTCTGTCGCAAAAGCTGATTATGGTGTTCTTTCAGAAGAATTTGAGTTGATCCTTAGAGACATGAGAACAGGTTCATCATTTGAAGACGCACTAACAAAATTTGAAGAAAAAATGGCTTCTGAAAACGTTAGTAGAGTTGTTAAACAAATTTTAAGAGCAGTTAAGTTTGGTGGAAATCTTGCAGAGATACTCTACAAGCTTGCGGAGGATTTCTCCTTTGAATACCGGATGAAACTTGTTGAATATGTTCAAAAGATAAATGGTATATCCTTTATCTACATGTTTATGACCATCGTTATGCCTACTATGTTTGTTGTTGGCGTCCTTGCCGGATCAATAATGGCTCGCCAATTAATATTCAACGTCCAAACCTTGGCTGTCATACTAATCTTTGCTTTCCCCGCACTGTCCCTTATAATAATCAATATGATAAAGAAGGCTGAGCCGAGGTGAGACTATTGGCCCGGAGAGGCGTATCCACAATATTAATTGCAGTGGTTGAGAAGCTTGTTCCTGAAAAATATCTGAAGAGATATGAACTTTATATCTATTCGGCCGGGATAAACTTTCTAGCTGCTGAATATATAGTGATATCTCTCTTGGTTGGAATTATATTAAGTCTTATTGTTTCATTGATAGTAAATGGTTTTTATGGCTTTGTTGCTTTCCTTGTCAGCTTTATAGGAATGGCTTTTGTTTATCCTTACTGGAGAACAATTAGAAAGATTGAAGACATGGAACGAAACTTGCCAGATGCCTTCTTCTACTTAGCCAGCTCTTTAAGAGCGGGTATCTCTTTTTCAGAGGCACTGGAAGAACTCACCACTGCTAAATTTGGTGCCCTTACTGAAGAGTTCAAGAAAACAGTTGCAGAGATAAAAAAAGGCCGTTCAACAGTTGATGCTCTTAGAGCCTTTGCGATACGAAACAGAAAATCACAGGTAATCTACCGCTCAAT
This genomic window contains:
- a CDS encoding type II secretion system F family protein — protein: MRLLARRGVSTILIAVVEKLVPEKYLKRYELYIYSAGINFLAAEYIVISLLVGIILSLIVSLIVNGFYGFVAFLVSFIGMAFVYPYWRTIRKIEDMERNLPDAFFYLASSLRAGISFSEALEELTTAKFGALTEEFKKTVAEIKKGRSTVDALRAFAIRNRKSQVIYRSMMIIIEALERGAPMSDVLVFVGNDVREILRIKQERKASTGMQAMFFIVTSGFVGPLILGIVSKVMTSMAGAGTGVNIPVQSIMNILFLFVIVQAFVSGLGIGVIREGSYSSGLKYAALLIAMGSVIFKGATLINIGF
- a CDS encoding type II secretion system F family protein — encoded protein: MGLIEFLEKLGGKTIEVTEKPIRRVPRGKSIQERLRALKELQKEVEEERIQSEREKLVEEVLEWRKEEISKPFSDRLAEAILKYFRGPVEALTNSIKGLDQDLYRASIFMPKEKYVAYMLGVAMISGFFGFVFAYLLYIPIDTSLLIGLLAFIGGFFYMRQYPKMVWKRRVTEVERTLPYALRHMASLLSAGVGIAEAILSVAKADYGVLSEEFELILRDMRTGSSFEDALTKFEEKMASENVSRVVKQILRAVKFGGNLAEILYKLAEDFSFEYRMKLVEYVQKINGISFIYMFMTIVMPTMFVVGVLAGSIMARQLIFNVQTLAVILIFAFPALSLIIINMIKKAEPR